From a single Camarhynchus parvulus chromosome 20, STF_HiC, whole genome shotgun sequence genomic region:
- the FAM217B gene encoding protein FAM217B: MGPGIQEYPLLLHRETQRKESHSHTNENHKGMVNNGKSHPSTKGLNKPISYAKSPPGRLGKNVSSAIEKISHDTQDGHQANVYKKGRNQLDGNNQSKRIPSVCSSLHSAQGPKRSPPERRQNESFLHRSPPERMKNESFLHRSPPERNQSESFLHRLPPGTKGSTQENFYRAKDVPVQHFYCSRKEQLGKNHEEYIAGASPGSSKWQEASVGEMFLDFESVQIIKEDAEDDSASDLSDSERIPIPPSPCTPPELILRAEEIDPLCLEHIPEMGFKESEYYYPDFLPPPFNSWDLKQLATFAHVEGKAEFRPKPSGALEKYLERLLQLEWLQMQTVQNERGRATKGRPQTAPGPSRALKSPGKGKALLSPVPPRQAVPQEGAARLPRSCLGHRAEPCSEETRPARSLKVPERTGGAAPPQRKTGDGRSDLRRKPAAKQQLLNLQPPESSSKIQSVGNIRPPKQTPAFHGAAAPIKGLKTHMCTNPKKNGNGSNYVPPRKPTVDRKIKTNGTKQTPRKFQ, translated from the exons ATGGGACCAGGCATTCAGGAATATCCCTTATTACTGCACAGAGAGACACAGCGGAAGGAAAGCCACAGCCACACCAATGAAAACCACAAAGGAATGGTAAA TAATGGAAAAAGCCATCCAAGCACCAAAGGACTAAATAAACCAATTTCTTATGCGAAATCTCCTCCTGGAAGATTAGGCAAAAATGTATCAAGTGCCATTGAAAAG ATTTCCCATGACACTCAAGATGGTCACCAAGCAAATGTTTATAAGAAGGGAAGGAACCAGCTGGATGGCAATAATCAGTCAAAAAG gATCCCCAGTGTTTGCAGCTCACTGCACAGTGCACAAGGACCAAAGAGGAGTCCCCCAGAAAGGAGGCAAAATGAATC tttccTGCACAGGAGTCCtccagaaagaatgaaaaatgaatcCTTCCTGCACAGGAGTCCCccagaaagaaatcaaagtgAATCCTTCCTGCACAGGCTCCCCCCTGGCACAAAGGGCAGCACACAAGAAAACTTCTATAGGGCTAAGGATGTCCCAGTGCAGCATTTTTATTGCAGTAGAAAAGAACAGCTGGGGAAGAATCATGAAGAATACATtgctggagccagcccaggctctTCGAAATGGCAAGAAGCATCTGTAGGTGAAATGTTTCTTGATTTTGAATCGGTGCAAATTATTAAAGAAGATGCTGAAGATGATAGTGCCAGTGACCTCTCTGACTCAGAAAGAATTCCCAttcccccctctccctgcacacCACCAGAACTCATCCTCAGAGCTGAAGAAATCGACCCGCTTTGTTTGGAACACATCCCTGAAATGGGATTTAAAGAATCCGAATATTACTACCCCGacttccttccccctcctttcaACTCGTGGGACCTGAAGCAGCTGGCCACCTTTGCCCACGTGGAAGGGAAAGCCGAATTCCGGCCCAAGCCCTCGGGGGCCCTGGAGAAGTACCTGGAGcgcctgctgcagctggagtggCTGCAGATGCAGACGGTGCAGAACGAGAGGGGCCGGGCCACCAAAGGGCGGCCCCAGACTGCCCCCGGCCCCAGCCGTGCCCTCAAGAGCCCTGGAAAAGGCAaagccttgctcagccctgtgccccccaggcaggcagtgccccaggaaggggctgccaggctgcccaggagctgtcTGGGTcacagggcagagccctgctctgaggagaCTCGCCCGGCGCGGTCCCTGAAGGTTCCTGAGAGAACTGGGGGTGCAGCACCTCCTCAGAGGAAAACTGGTGATGGAAGGAGTGACCTGAGAAGGAAACcagctgcaaagcagcagcttctcaaTCTGCAGCCCCCCGAGAGCAGCTCTAAAATCCAAAGTGTTGGTAACATCAGACCCCCTAAGCAAACCCCAGCATTCcatggggcagctgctcccatcAAAGGCTTAAAAACACACATGTGTACAAATCCAAAGAAAAACGGCAATGGCAGCAATTATGTTCCTCCTAGAAAACCAACAGTggacaggaaaataaaaacaaatggcaCAAAGCAAACACCACGCAAATTTCAGTGA
- the PPP1R3D gene encoding protein phosphatase 1 regulatory subunit 3D, giving the protein MEVRGPQRNPSYLSDLYENMLRAEGAVARRQQQPPAVCTSSSKTFQRSAPAKESPQPNNHASSTFSSCDPALQPIMRRRARSLPTSPERRKRAAVQCQEPGCRMSRVRFADALGLELTQVKVFQTGEDPSIPLHVLSRLSINSDLWYSSLNLEFTMQCLVPDFQQPADCVDFSSRLQEQQVCLERVSSSDLGLSGTIQVRNVAFEKQVSVRYTFNQWESIHEVCARWKCSIPEKNGQDQVDVFTFFLPVPPFLLHLSTLVQFAARYQVNGQEYWDNNRGKNYTLRCRTHPLKLPRECEESWIHFI; this is encoded by the coding sequence ATGGAAGTGCGTGGTCCTCAAAGGAATCCCAGCTACCTCTCAGATCTCTATGAGAACATGTTAAGGGCTGAAGGAGCAGTGGCAcgaaggcagcagcagcccccagcagtcTGTACAAGTAGCAGCAAGACTTTTCAGAGAAGTGCCCCAGCCAAGGAGAGCCCCCAGCCAAATAATCATGCGAGCAGCACCTTCTCCAGCTgtgacccagccctgcagcccatcaTGCGTCGCCGAGCGAGGTCCCTGCCAACATCACCcgagaggaggaagagagcagcagtgcagtgtcAGGAGCCCGGCTGCCGCATGAGCAGGGTCAGGTTTGCTGATGCTTTAGGCTTGGAGCTCACTCAAGTGAAAGTCTTCCAGACTGGGGAggatccatccatccctttGCACGTCCTTTCCAGGCTCTCCATAAACTCAGACCTCTGGTACAGCAGCTTGAACTTGGAGTTTACTATGCAATGCTTGGTCCCTGActtccagcagcctgcagaCTGTGTGGATTTCTCATCCCgactccaggagcagcaggtgtgTCTGGAACGGGTGAGCAGCTCGGATCTGGGGCTCAGTGGCACCATCCAGGTTCGGAATGTTGCTTTTGAGAAGCAAGTGTCCGTGCGCTACACCTTCAACCAGTGGGAAAGCATCCATGAGGTGTGTGCTCGTTGGAagtgcagcatcccagagaaaAACGGGCAGGATCAGGTTGATGTGTTcactttcttccttcctgtgcctcctttcctccttcatcTGAGCACTCTCGTCCAGTTTGCAGCAAGGTACCAAGTCAACGGCCAGGAGTACTGGGATAACAACAGAGGCAAGAACTACACCCTCAGGTGCCGGACTCACCCCCTGAAGCTGCCGAGGGAGTGTGAGGAGAGCTGGATCCACTTCATCTGA